In Uranotaenia lowii strain MFRU-FL chromosome 2, ASM2978415v1, whole genome shotgun sequence, one genomic interval encodes:
- the LOC129744040 gene encoding uncharacterized protein LOC129744040, with protein MEDEEAAAIESTTSESLVSEAEQLPDRNEVVPTKTSTTLNCSDQECNLPASPSTINSSEVDDGAEKSSTAIGDEVDTDEYHSELPVHLESEAIASTSEELSLPPKVNVTETISNKKSSSQDIAEDDNLSAFSAESSGECVEKSEEKRPVQNEVKIEADINHPASPMQDAIDMKELESKQTDREESHVDIDQQDMEEADHEEEKPDEVVIIKHKINGNITEESFVGGIESQTESNEETDLESDKNEREELDRLTRDSDTKLTESDTVEPSSSNETCRSSTSYTNFEATTTETSEGDMDVDEEIDKGTQNREENMEDRVIEEDQRLRMECHDNDKNSTPVEGVSRNEYDNEDHLGKDSDPENSSEYSHNGNVSHTKASGCDNIELTAQSDQKFDSPTLKRPRSISPASLSIEDGAEPTQKLQKLGESLPDEQEEVLQRISGEDAESQSVKSSNSFHHQFETTDFIAANEAGKLDQSIDSGKSSLGDSNENDNEDENAGTLGQHPRDELPHSDLHPAKENNIEDDDLDEDEDDKSSSSSSSSSSSSSSDSDSSDEETKDDERSVATEQPINTVEDSPAKTHTFNENPLAEKQNVPKVDENGDESRSKMEDSESQMSGDAEEDDEEDGATEIEKDAKITKSEGLKLSISLKRPLMDGKTSEEANLPATSASSQPQPVDFSNFLSQEKILGHDRPPQLIKIDYNSKPAVNNLSDQVQRLESQIQNSESEHLPGNFNLLNNQLKTNYLGVNSSDFLLEESSDTLDEENRLVIAEKQRRTRKKVTSPTKQMSIHQQWLHQPKAPFQYSGTGYPKAPPLKRAPQQLKPFQQQPQQQSLIRTMLASNKLSQQHLPTPPLLQQVPNSVEPPQTIPNLPPAQQPEKKKDKKKVFLCSPCGTHYENWNLFKHMREIHKKYICLYCLGIFQTAERLVNHLETKHQVRKKHVNSIEDYQKKQCQEQQIDISKPLYLMCSRCEHIFERANAADNDAIVQHNCADYLDTCESCGNLKQSKHKCGEKKLDLTTASSAGPHSNNLNTTSNVRLEAISDHSIAPPAPQNNESRPNNIGNRKILTKKPKTANAHNPDSFSSPILQSQLMKPLQAAPSQADSMLFTANQILPQQLSTLYQTSSQHYPVHSNRNQTGMISTIPASLLNVNETPSELPPVPTELPAEMQQQQQQQQQRLEQPPADEDRPPLLVPKLKVKIPKQFCTPIESEESSTESDYDDDEDETPAGDEETDTANEKEPQKSENIEDPVSQNQNEADKSTQQKANAEEADVKFDPVEMDIEEEGDRQPVNLPPEMGPAPAPVGHVPSTVEPMSIDESPQPTEPPGAVSPEKSFTEGSAAPSDGIVVADEDAQLFELRLDEPLDKIEIREFIKICLRSTVPFCLYCNHARRIAVNGKYLALHLLASHRFQALVNSITAEELLPATIVQRFKSSLDELEPLFFNLETFDSSWTAEEKAVTYPKQFECFQCRFITRIHKELYLHNRKMHQKSLLMCLMCRSNFFSYSELLCHMCPGAPNRMIALDFSFRCCLCNIDGIPSAFRLMVHLRKRHMACDVCLEQCVEQGSLSNHVWKHKLHHLCYRCGIAYRNKADIMKHLFWKHGTEGVLCKRCLQKKWPHVYHFCVPPAYFYCDVCQLGFRRSFALKVHQRLHNGEEKYPCSEDGCEKKFISKKLLVKHIQRHYEPPPPPPSPPKPKEPTPEPVTPVEPIKQEEQTKEELAAQVKQESEDKKVKVETKDEAKEESSKANLETPRKKKKKRSKDDPLGDLINLPALNLSESDSSDDSDDGSNLSNKKFAPNASGDAKLDGDVSCSVPKEEAGVGVTVEEEQDKDDDDKSAIDAVANIWNNFKNFQASRANSRKPSLSDEISEEQFVEKMLSSKVLHVSQSDHDYCMMFKKIYPETKSADMGETIVIDDDGNVDSSKKSESLLKTRVGSPSKKQKSPRKRKPSKSGSDSSSSDSGSDSDSSCECGSNCSCSSSSSGSSSSSSDSDTSDEENKTSKQSKTKDESKKEQKPATPPPPPPKEEPPVEPPVPVDPDTIINESDLETEESETDEEFYDEHPQKMASQLLAEKRKQLMQQTCMSPLNSFGIVENSRPSTPSLPEEMVSKKKVKPKKRKRERKISRKTPPGLLSHPHLQHFGGIPPPLNLNHVDQFSPAPPLPMVPQTAPPMLHPVENHASIHDPESLTASAPGTPLATNSASLIHTPRLSTGGNISESSSSVKRSQRSRKPNKFYGYTSDEEMGQPLTPLTSRNPEKSILSVMKPTPPPNLVWSKEDLPSPTSTKTKGTKTIKNVGEQHTPVTSRLPPTTVTQQPPKIDSSRIPHVPVHHINPSPMGTPHQTDADSDSSEEGALQITQKPSKTASFKTTPHRPPPPLPKLKLSLSNKSTPNSRGGTPKTPSSGTGRKRAAPKTKSSKSAVSSIAAPAVPLRPPAPERPTIAQAFQPPIVDPAAPKIAPLGSFPSIQSEFFPANQIRIPTGWRPPREGESVYCYCRCPYDEVSEMIACDGDNCRIEWFHFECVGIIMPPKGKWFCPECKLKQAGGGGAAALPGGGDLQDNLLDSS; from the exons ATGGAGGATGAAGAAGCGGCAGCGATCGAATCAACAACCAGCGAAAGTTTGGTATCCGAAGCAGAACAACTTCCGGATCGGAACGAAGTGGTGCCCACCAAAACTAGTACCACTCTAAACTGTTCGGATCAAGAATGTAATTTACCTGCGTCTCCGTCCACGATCAACTCAAGTGAAGTGGACGATGGAGctgaaaaatcatcaacagCCATCGGGGATGAAGTTGACACCGATGAATATCATTCTGAATTACCGGTACATCTCGAATCAGAAGCTATTGCGAGCACTAGTGAAGAACTAAGTTTACCGCCGAAGGTAAATGTTACCGAAACGATATCTAACAAAAAATCATCATCGCAAGACATTGCAGAAGATGATAATCTTTCAGCATTTTCTGCGGAGTCCAGTGGTGAGTGCGTGGAAAAGTCGGAAGAAAAACGGCCAGTACAAAACGAAGTTAAAATTGAAGCGGATATAAATCATCCGGCATCACCTATGCAAGATGCAATTGATATGAAAGAATTAGAAAGCAAACAAACTGATCGAGAGGAAAGTCACGTTGACATTGATCAGCAGGATATGGAAGAAGCTGatcatgaagaagaaaaaccTGACGAAGTTGTGATaattaaacataaaatcaaCGGCAACATAACAGAAGAATCATTTGTTGGAGGAATTGAATCACAAACCGAGTCAAATGAGGAAACAGATTtagaaagtgataaaaatgaaagaGAGGAGCTAGATCGGTTGACGAGAGATTCCGATACTAAACTCACTGAAAGTGATACCGTGGAACCAAGCTCGTCCAACGAAACCTGTCGAAGTAGTACATCTTATACGAATTTTGAGGCGACCACTACGGAAACTTCCGAAGGTGATATGGATGtcgatgaagagatagacaagGGTACGCAAAATCGTGAGGAAAATATGGAGGATCGAGTGATAGAAGAGGACCAGAGACTACGTATGGAATGTCATGATAACGACAAAAACAGCACACCTGTTGAAGGAGTGAGCCGAAATGAATACGACAACGAAGACCATCTAGGGAAAGATAGTGACCCGGAAAATA GTTCGGAATATAGTCACAACGGAAATGTTTCACACACTAAAGCAAGTGGGTGTGATAACATCGAGTTGACTGCACAaagcgatcaaaaatttgatagtCCTACCCTTAAACGCCCGCGTTCGATTAGCCCAGCTAGTTTAAGTATTGAAGATGGTGCAGAACCAACtcaaaaacttcagaaattAGGCGAGAGTTTACCGGATGAGCAAGAAGAAGTTTTACAGAGGATATCAGGTGAAGACGCCGAAAGTCAATCTGTGAAATCGAGCAACAGTTTCCATCATCAGTTTGAAACTACAGATTTTATAGCTGCCAATGAAGCCGGCAAATTAGATCAATCGATTGATTCAGGGAAGTCATCGCTTGGAGACAGTAATGAAAACGATAATGAAGATGAAAATGCTGGAACATTGGGCCAGCACCCCAGAGACGAACTTCCACATAGTGATCTTCATCCAGCAAAAGAGAATAATATCGAGGATGATGATTTAGATGAAGATGAAGACGATAAGTCCAGCAGTTCCAGCTCATCCAGCTCGTCAAGTTCTAGTTCCGATTCGGACAGTTCAGATGAAGAAACTAAAGATGATGAACGATCGGTGGCCACTGAACAACCAATAAATACAGTTGAAGATAGTCCAGCAAAAACTCATACTTTCAATGAAAACCCATTAgcagaaaaacaaaatgttcctAAGGTAGATGAAAATGGAGATGAGTCACGATCAAAAATGGAAGATTCTGAATCGCAAATGTCAGGTGATGCTGAAGAAGACGACGAAGAAGACGGAGCAACTGAAATCGAAAAAGATGCTAAAATCACGAAAAGTGAAGGGTTGAAGCTTTCCATCTCTTTGAAAAGGCCTCTCATGGATGGAAAGACATCCGAAGAAGCAAATTTACCTGCAACGTCAGCCTCATCTCAACCGCAACCAGTTGACTTTAGTAATTTTCTTAgccaagaaaaaatattgggtCATGATCGCCCACCTCAATTGATTAAGATTGACTACAACAGCAAACCAGCTGTGAATAATTTGAGTGACCAGGTCCAGCGGTTGGAATCGCAAATTCAAAACTCGGAATCGGAACACTTGCCTGGTAATTTTAATCTGCTTAACAACCAGCTGAAAACCAATTATTTAGGAGTGAATTCGTCGGATTTTTTGCTAGAAGAATCCTCCGATACACTGGATGAGGAAAACCGATTGGTCATTGCTGAAAAACAGCGTAGAACGCGGAAAAAGGTCACATCACCGACAAAGCAAATGAGTATTCACCAGCAATGGCTTCATCAGCCAAAAGCTCCCTTTCAATACAGTGGAACCGGTTATCCTAAGGCGCCCCCATTGAAACGTGCCCCTCAACAATTGAAACCATTTCAACAGCAACCGCAGCAACAATCCCTCATAAGGACCATGCTAGCCAGTAACAAGCTGTCACAACAGCATCTGCCAACCCCTCCATTGTTGCAACAAGTTCCAAATTCAGTGGAACCCCCACAGACTATACCAAATCTCCCTCCTGCCCAGCAACCTGAGAAaaagaaagacaaaaagaaGGTGTTCCTATGTTCACCTTGCGGTACTCATTACGAAAACTGGAACCTCTTTAAACATATGCGAgagattcacaaaaaatatatttgcctGTATTGTCTAGGCATTTTCCAGACAGCGGAACGATTGGTGAACCATCTAGAAACTAAGCATCAAGTGCGGAAAAAACATGTGAACAGTATCGAggattaccaaaaaaaacaatgtcaGGAACAGCAGATTGATATCAGTAAACCACTGTACCTTATGTGTTCTCGCTGTGAACATATATTTGAGCGAGCGAACGCTGCAGATAACGATGCAATTGTGCAGCACAACTGTGCAGATTATCTGGATACGTGTGAGAGCTGTGGCAATCTGAAACAATCAAAACATAAGTGTGGCGAAAAGAAACTAGATTTAACAACTGCTTCGTCAGCAGGACCTCATTCCAACAACCTTAACACAACGTCTAACGTAAGGTTGGAGGCCATTAGCGACCACAGCATTGCGCCACCTGCGCCGCAAAATAACGAAAGTCGTCCCAACAATATCGGAAACCGAAAAATCTTGACTAAAAAACCTAAAACAGCCAATGCTCACAACCCCGATTCCTTCAGCAGTCCAATCCTTCAATCCCAACTCATGAAGCCACTACAGGCAGCACCATCTCAGGCTGACAGTATGTTATTTACCGCCAATCAGATCCTGCCTCAACAACTTTCAACTTTGTACCAAACATCGTCCCAGCACTATCCCGTGCATAGCAATCGGAATCAAACTGGAATGATCTCCACCATCCCTGCCAGTTTGCTAAACGTAAACGAGACTCCTTCAGAGCTGCCTCCGGTTCCAACTGAGCTGCCAGCTGAaatgcaacaacaacaacaacagcagcagcaaaggTTGGAGCAACCACCGGCAGATGAAGACCGACCCCCACTGCTGGTTCCGAAGCTGAAGGTTAAAATTCCCAAACAGTTTTGTACCCCAATCGAGAGTGAAGAATCGTCGACCGAAAGCGACTACGACGATGACGAAGATGAGACGCCAGCTGGAGACGAAGAAACGGACACGGCCAACGAAAAAGAACCTCAAAAGTCGGAGAACATTgag GATCCTGTATCGCAAAACCAGAACGAAGCTGACAAAAGCACACAACAGAAAGCGAATGCCGAAGAAGCTGACGTTAAGTTTGATCCTGTAGAGATGGATATCGAAGAGGAAGGTGATCGACAGCCTGTTAATCTGCCTCCTGAAATGGGTCCTGCTCCTGCACCAGTTGGCCATGTACCCTCAACGGTGGAACCGATGAGCATTGATGAATCTCCTCAGCCAACAGAACCGCCCGGAGCTGTTTCCCCAGAAAAATCATTCACGGAAGGATCTGCAGCTCCTTCCGATGGTATAGTTGTTGCCGATGAAGACGCCCAGCTATTTGAGTTGCGTTTGGATGAACCACTGGATAAGATTGAAATTAGAGAGTTCATTAAAATTTGTCTTCGTTCGACGGTTCCGTTCTGTTTGTATTGCAACCACGCGCGTCGTATTGCCGTAAATGGCAAATATCTGGCTCTACATTTATTGGCCTCACATCGCTTCCAGGCATTGGTGAACAGTATAACGGCAGAAGAACTCCTGCCAGCTACAATTGTGCAGAGATTCAAATCTTCACTCGATGAGTTGGAACCACTTTTCTTCAACCTGGAAACATTCGACAGCAGCTGGACAGCAGAGGAAAAAGCTGTTACATATCCCAAGCAGTTCGAGTGTTTCCAGTGTCGATTCATTACCCGGATTCACAAGGAACTTTATCTACACAAccgaaaaatgcatcaaaagtCTCTACTTATGTGCTTGATGTGTCGGTCGAACTTTTTTAGCTATAGTGAGCTCCTATGTCACATGTGTCCAGGAGCGCCAAATCGAATGATAGCGTTGGATTTCAGCTTTCGTTGTTGTCTGTGTAATATAGACGGAATTCCGTCAGCCTTTAGGCTGATGGTTCATCTGAGAAAGCGACACATGGCTTGTGATGTTTGTTTAGAACAGTGCGTCGAACAAGGGTCACTCTCAAATCATGTCTGGAAGCACAAATTGCACCATCTTTGCTATCGATGTGGTATCGCGTATCGGAACAAGGCAGATATTATGAAACATTTATTCTGGAAGCATGGGACCGAGGGTGTTCTGTGTAAGCGCTGTTTGCAGAAAAAGTGGCCGCACGTATATCATTTCTGCGTGCCACCGGCGTACTTTTACTGTGATGTTTGTCAGTTGGGTTTCCGGCGTTCATTTGCTTTAAAAGTTCACCAGCGATTGCACAACGGCGAGGAAAAATATCCGTGCAGTGAGGATGGCTGTGAGAAGAAATTCATATCTAAAAAGTTGCTGGTGAAACACATTCAACGGCATTATGAGCCACCTCCACCGCCCCCATCGCCACCTAAACCGAAAGAACCGACTCCAGAACCGGTGACTCCTGTGGAACCAATTAAACAGGAAGAACAAACGAAGGAAGAATTGGCAGCTCAAGTAAAGCAAGAATCTGAAGACAAAAAGGTGAAGGTTGAAACAAAGGATGAAGCCAAGGAGGAGAGCAGTAAGGCAAATCTTGAAACACCAcgtaagaaaaagaaaaagcgCTCTAAGGATGACCCATTAGGAGATTTGATTAATCTACCCGCGCTTAATCTATCAGAGAGTGATAGCAGCGACGATTCAGATGAtgggtcaaatttgagcaataAGAAATTCGCACCAAACGCTAGCGGTGATGCCAAGTTGGATGGCGATGTTAGTTGTTCAGTGCCAAAAGAGGAGGCCGGAGTGGGAGTCACGGTGGAAGAAGAACAGGATAAAGATGACGATGATAAATCTGCGATAGATGCGGTTGCAAATATAtggaacaatttcaaaaattttcaagccaGCAGGGCAAACAGTAGGAAACCCTCGCTGTCGGATGAAATTTCCGAGGAACAGTTTGTCGAAAAGATGTTGTCTAGTAAAGTGCTACATGTTTCACAATCTGATCACGATTACTGTATgatgtttaaaaagatttatccGGAAACGAAGTCGGCCGATATGGGAGAAACCATAGTGATTGATGACGATGGCAATGTAGATAGTAGTAAAAAGTCGGAATCTTTGTTGAAAACACGCGTTGGCAGCCCGTCTAAGAAACAGAAGTCGCCCAGAAAAAGAAAACCATCGAAAAGTGGTTCCGATTCTTCCAGCAGCGACAGTGGGAGTGATTCTGATTCAAGCTGTGAATGTGGCTCGAACTGTAGTTGCAGTTCGAGTAGCTCCGGAAGTAGTAGCTCGAGCTCCGACTCAGATACTTCGGATGAAGAGAATAAAACATCAAAACAGTCCAAGACTAAAGacgaatcgaaaaaagaacagaAACCAGCTACGCCTCCGCCACCTCCACCGAAAGAAGAGCCCCCAGTTGAGCCACCTGTACCAGTGGATCCAGATACTATTATTAATGAATCCGATTTGGAAACAGAAGAGTCAGAAACCGATGAAGAATTCTACGATGAGCACCCACAAAAAATGGCTAGTCAACTGTTAgctgaaaaacgaaaacaactgATGCAGCAAACTTGTATGAGTCCACTGAACAGTTTTGGTATAGTAGAAAACAGCCGCCCATCAACTCCTTCCCTACCGGAAGAAATGGTCTCCAAGAAAAAGGTCAAaccaaaaaaacgaaaacgcGAGAGGAAAATATCGAGGAAAACTCCCCCAGGGCTACTGTCTCATCCTCATCTACAACATTTCGGTGGTATTCCTCCTCCGTTGAATTTAAATCATGTTGATCAGTTCTCTCCGGCACCGCCGCTTCCTATGGTTCCACAAACAGCACCACCTATGTTGCATCCAGTCGAAAATCATGCTTCGATACATGATCCGGAAAGCTTGACAGCATCGGCTCCCGGAACTCCCTTGGCAACCAACTCCGCTAGTCTTATCCACACTCCACGTTTAAGTACTGGTggaaatatttctgaaagtagTTCATCGGTCAAGCGATCGCAACGCAGTCGCAAACCGAACAAATTCTACGGCTACACCAGCGACGAAGAAATGGGCCAACCATTGACTCCTTTGACGTCACGGAATCCAGAAAAGTCCATTCTTTCCGTTATGAAACCAACACCACCGCCAAATTTGGTCTGGAGTAAAGAAGATCTTCCATCACCGACAAGTACAAAAACTAAAGGGaccaaaacgataaaaaatgtAGGTGAACAACACACTCCTGTTACATCCCGTCTGCCGCCAACAACTGTTACCCAACAACCTCCTAAAATTGATTCATCCCGTATACCACACGTTCCCGTGCATCACATCAATCCAAGCCCCATGGGCACACCGCATCAAACCGATGCCGACAGTGATTCCAGTGAAGAAGGGGCTCTTCAAATAACCCAAAAACCCAGCAAAACAGCCTCTTTCAAAACAACCCCGCATCGACCTCCTCCGCCACTGCCCAAACTCAAACTGTCGCTTTCGAATAAATCAACTCCAAATAGTCGAGGGGGAACGCCCAAAACGCCGAGCAGTGGAACGGGCCGAAAACGAGCTGCTCCGAAAACCAAATCATCCAAATCGGCGGTTTCCAGTATTGCAGCACCAGCAGTCCCATTACGGCCACCAGCTCCGGAACGTCCAACGATTGCTCAAGCTTTCCAACCTCCCATTGTGGATCCAGCGGCACCAAAAATAGCACCTCTTGGCTCTTTCCCTAGTATCCAGAGCGAATTCTTCCCGGCCAACCAAATCCGCATACCTACAGGATGGCGTCCGCCGCGAGAAGGTGAATCCGTATATTGCTACTGCAGATGCCCATACGATGAGGTATCCGAGATGATTGCCTGCGACGGGGACAACTGTCGAATCGAGTGGTTCCACTTCGAGTGTGTGGGCATCATTATGCCGCCGAAAGGGAAGTGGTTCTGTCCGGAGTGCAAACTGAAACAAGCAGGCGGTGGTGGGGCAGCAGCGCTGCCCGGTGGCGGTGATCTGCAGGACAATTTGTTGGATTCGAGTTGA